TTCCAGATCGTTGGTGATAAGTTCATCAATGAGTTCGGAGATGCCTTCACCGGTCTCCCCGTCCGTCACAAAGGCAGCAATGGCCTTGATGGAGTCAATTGCGTTGGCGACGGCTACTGCGCATTCCGATAAGCGGAGAAAGGAATGATCGTTTTCCGCATCCCCGACGCCGACAACCTCATGAGGAGACATGCCCAGAAGACGAAGTGCATACTTCACCCCGCTCGCTTTGTTTACGCCGGAAGGGAGAACCATCACCGCCCCCCTGTTGAAAATCACCTGCAGTTCCAGGCCGAACTTTTGAATCGTCTCCATAACCGTCTCCACATGAGGCACATGGGTAGCGACTATCACTTTACCCACCTCAAGTGGACATACGCCTCGGTTCTGCAAAGCGACAATGAAATGCTCCGGAGGCGGTTCAGCCAGGAGGATGCTCTCGCGTGTTTTCGGTTCGTAAAGAACGGCTCCGTTTTCTGCGACCACATAATCGAAACAGTCGATGCAACCGCAGACGGTAAGGAGGTCATCGATCCGACGTCCCGTCACCAGAAGGACTCGTCGACCGGAGTCCCTCAGTTCCCTGAGCTTCGCTACCACCGAATCCGTCACCCGACCGTCTTTTGCCAGGGTGTTGTCGTAATCTGTAACCAGGGCAAGATAACGCATTGATGAATGCTCCTCAGCGGACTAGAATTTATAGGGTACACAGTATCATTGCTGTTGTTTTTTTAAAGTTGGCGGCGAGACAGCATCCGATGGTTTTCATTAATGGATGGCCAATCCATCGCCAGTTGAAAAGGCGGGATGAGGGTCCCGGACACGAGCCCTTGTCCCACTGAGGAGGTCGCGGTGGAAGATTTATATCAGAAAATCGTCCAGGGATTCTCTGCGACAAGTGGCGAAGAATTTCTCTACTTGTTGTGCGAGCTTTTCGCCAAAGCCTTGGATATCGATTCAGTCTTACTGGGTGAGGTGGCTGAAGACTCACCGGAACGAATTAAAATCATCGCCGCATACCCAAAGGAAATGGCGACAGAAATACAAGAGGTTCCGTGCTCAGAAACGGTATGGGGGAAAGTTCTCGAAAAGGGGGTCTGTCGGTATCCTGAAAAGGTGCGTCAGGAATTTCCCCAAGATCCACTGTTGGCGAGACTAGAGGCGGAGAGCCTCCTTGGTGTGCCTCTTTTAGATTCGGGCGGGAAAACCCTGGGGTTTATGGCGGTCATAGGCCGACTGCCGATAAGAACAATGAATCGGATGGAAATGGTGCTGTCCGTATTCTCGGTGCGGGCCGCGACGGAGATCGAACGCCGTCGGGTAACCGAGGCGCTCCGAATAAGCGAGGAACGCTTTCAGGTAATCGCCAACTACACCTTCGACTGGGAATACTGGCTGGCTCCGGATGGACGCCTGCTCTGGACCAATCCTTCCGTACTGCGGATCACCGGGTACTCCCCAGAGGAATGCCTAAATATGCCTGACTTCCCGCGAACTCTGATCCATGAAGAAGACCGGGAAACTGACGCCAAGGGTTGTCTTCAAAGCTTTTCGAAGCGAACTTCTGATAATAATATACATTTTCGCATTTGTAAAAAAAACGGTTCAGTGTTGTGGGTAGCCGCTTCCTGGCAGCCGATTTTCAACGTAGAAAAAGAATACCTCGGCATCCGCGCCAGTATCCGGGATATCAGCAAACGCAAAGAGGCCGTGGAAAAGCTCGAAGCGACAAATCGGGAATTGGATGCGTTCGTCTACACGGTGTCCCACGATTTGCGCACACCACTGACCCCCATCATCGGGTTCTCGGAATTTCTCCGAGAGAACTACCGGGAACAGTTGGATGACAAAGGTTTGGACATTTTGGTTGAGATAGAAAAGCAGGCAAGACGGATGCTTGCTCTGATGGAGGATCTCTTGGACCTAGCTAGGATTGGACGAATCGAGCGATCAGCGGAACCGATTGACGCCTTTGAGGTGTTGAATGATGTTTTGTTCGACCTGGGAAGCTTAATCGCTAGTTCTGGGCATTCAGTAAAGAAAGAGGAATTGCCCGCCACACACGTTCCGAAGTCACTCCTCTACCAGGTCTTCGAAAACCTGATTGGAAACGCGCTGCGATATGCTGGCCCGATGGGCGGGCCCATCGAAGTGGGAGGGGAGCGCCAGGGACGACGGGTGCGCTATTTCGTTCGCGATCACGGCCGGGGAATTCCGCCGGCAGAGCGCGATCGTATCTTTGAAGCCTTTTTCCGTGGAGACTCCGGAAAAAAATCGATGGGCACCGGGATTGGGCTTGCCACAGTCCAGAAGATCGCTCGTCTCTACGGGGGAGAGGCTTGGATGGAAGAGACACCAGGCGGGGGTTGCACGTTCTGGTTTGAAACAATGGTCGATGCTTCGGAAGTGCTATAACTAGAAGCGTTTGAGATTTCCAATTTATTCGTCTTGAAAATTTTGTACCCTTCTGATATGGTTCTTTACCATGAAGCCGAATACTGTCCGGAAAATTGAACTGATCCTGGTAAATACCCCCTTAGCACACTGCAGGCCGGCAGTGGGCACTTCGGGGCGCGTGCTATTATCGTGATATAGAGTTCATTTTACCCCAAGACCCGTTTCGCCAGGCCACAGACTTTTCCAGTCTGTGGCCTTTTTATTTGTGTCTCCAAGGAGTACGTAATGTTCGCATCATCTGCTTCAGAACAGGGGCTTCTGCCAATGTTGGTGGTTCCTTTTCTGGTTTTTTTTGCACGCATCCTCGATGTCAGCATCGGCACCCTGCGCATCACCTTCGTCTCCCGGGGATTGAAGTATCTGGCGGCTCCGTTAGGTTTCGTCGAATCGTTCATCTGGGTCTTGGCCATCGCTCAAGTCATGCAGCATTTGACAAACTGGGGGACCTATTTCGCCTTCGCCCTTGGTTTCAGTGCCGGCAATTATGTAGGACTTCTATTGGAAGAGCGCCTTGCAGTGGGCAACCTCATCATTCAAACCATTACCTGCGGCGAAGCACCAGCGCTGACAAAGGCACTTTGGAATGCAGGTTTTGGCGTCACCAGTGTTGAAGCTAAGGGAGAAACCGGGCCGGTTAAGGTTATTCTCACTATTGTCAAAAGACGCGACTTAGACATGGTTATCCATTTGATCAAACAATTTCATCCCGACGCTTTTTATACCATAGAGGACATCAGATTTTTCAAAGAGACAGTACGTATTCATCCTCAGCATGAGAGAAAACAGGTTTCCAGTTGTTTTTGTCAATCTGTCAATAAGATGAAATCGGAACGGATCGTTTAATCAAATTCTATTTCTGAGCTCGGCCATCACCGACAAACTCGTGTGGCGTGTCATCCCACTTTTGAACACGTCGAACACATGCATTAAGACTTCATTTATCTCAAACATGGAGAAATTATCATGAAAGAAAGAACGATTTACATCACTGAGCCAGATTTCGAAAAACTTGAAGGACTTCTCGATGGTATGAAAAAGACTGGTTTTCGTGACCGGGACGATTTAACCAGTCTTGAGGAAGAACTTGATAAATCCAAAGTCGTCGCCCAACGGGAGGTACCGCCCGATGTAGTCACCATCAACTCTCGGGTCAGATTCCGAGACTTGGACTCCGATCAGGAGATGATTGTGACCTTGGTTTTCCCCAACAATGCGAACTTTTCCGAAGGCCGAATTTCAGTGACCTCGCAAATCGGGACGGCGTTGCTCGGTTATGCCGTGGGGGACATCATTGAATGGAAGGTTCGTGCTGGCACCAAAACCATCCAAATCGAGGAGATTATTTACCAGCCTGAAGCGGCCGGCGATTATCACTTGTAGGTAAAAAACCATAGATTTTTTTCTGTGGCTTTGGAGGCGAATCAATGCTTCGTTTTTTAGTCAATCCCTTAGAGGATATGAAGGACTCGCATATGAAAAATCATAGAGCTCGATTTGCCTGTCGCAACGAGGTGGCTATTGATGTAGGCACGGCGTTTATTCGCTTGGCCACAACAAAATTCGGAGTCGTGGTCATTCCAACGATGTTGATGTCCGAACCTCCCCTGCAACATGGAGTGGTGGCTAATCCACAAAAACTAACCGAAATCGTTCGACCCTATCTGAACAGGGTCAGAAAATTGGGCCTTCTCAGACCCCGAGTCATTGTCGGTTCCCCCACTGATGCTGCGGAGGAAGAACGGGAGACGCTCATGGCAGCCTTGTTCGCTGCAGATGCCGCCAGTGTGGAAATTGTCTCCGAACCTTTCGCGGCTGCCATCGGTATCGGAATGGATTTTTCCAGCCCTTACACACAGTTGATTGTGGATGTGGGAGATGCGTGACTGATTGTGCTGTTATCCGCGGAGGCGAAATCCTTGACTCACACGCTTCCAGGATTGGCTGCGGCACCCTGCTGCATCAGGGAGGTTTCGGTATCGGCCGGTGGATCAGCAGTTATTACGTAAAAAGGGCAAAAGAGGGTACAGTTAAAACATCCTGGGAACCTTTTGGCTCCTTGGCGCATCTAAGTAGTGAAGACGAAGAAAGGGGAATTGGATATGGCCGTGGCAGAGAGGATTGGTGCACCATCGGGCGAGGAGATTTCTGACCAAGATGTCGTAGACCGCGTCCGCAACGGGGACGGCGCCAGCTTCGAGTTGATCATGCGTCGGCATAACCGGCGCCTCTACCGCATCGCCCGGGGGATTCTGCGCAACGAGGCCGAGGCCGAAGACGCCGTCCAGGAGGCCTACGTGAGGGCCTATGAGAAACTGGATCGATTTAAGGGGGATGGCTATTTTTCCGCCTGGTTGGCCAAAATCACCGTCAACGAGGCGCTGGGGCGCCTGCGGGGGGCAGCTTCCGCAAAAAACAGCCTTTCGCTGGACGACCCGGAACAAGCAAATGAGGTGAATTCCATGGCGGAACTGACCTTTTCCGGACCCAACCCGGAACAGAGCGTTGCGCGGGGAGAATTCCGCCGGTTGCTGGAATCAGCCATCGATGACCTTCCTGAATCCTACCGGTTGGTTTTCATTCTGCGCGGGCTGGAAGAGATGACCGTGGCGGAGACCGCCGATTGTCTGGAAGTGGAACCGGCCACTGTCAAGACGCGCTACCACCGGGCGCGGAAAATACTGCAACAGAGCCTTGCCGGCCTGGTGGAGGCGACGGCCGGCGAAGCCTTCCCCTTCGCCGGGGAGCGCTGCGACCGGATCGTCGCCGGAGTCCTCCGGCGGCTCGGCATCCGTGGCCAGCAATGAGCCCAGGTCCATAATACGGGCGAAGCGTCTGGCCACGGCAAACATCGAGAAAGGAGAGTACCTCATGAAAAAGCTGCTAACGATTGGCGTCGTTCTCCTGGCCCTTGCCACTCCGGCCTGGGCGGCGAGCAGCAAAGCGCCACCGGATGCATCGTATAAAAAAGTCAGCGACCTGGTTGCCCTTCCGGAATTCCTGCCGGGGATGGGTACCCTCTACGTACAGCCCGCGACCCTGCCGGTCGGCCCGTTTCTCGCTTATGACCGGGACGGGACGCTGGTTGCCACCATCTACATGGTTCCCATGGAAAATATGCAGCAGCATAAGGCATTCTCCGGCCTGGCGGTAGGCAACGAAACGGTCAAGAAGGTGGATTTGACCTTTAACGCCGGCCATCCCGGGGTGGAGGTTCCCCATTACCATGTCACCATCTGGCACGTCAGCCCCGAAACGGCAAAGGTGAAGTAGCCATGATCAGCCGAAGAGGACTTCTGCAGGCCGGCGGCCTCTGGCTGGCCGGCCTGGCCGTCGGGCGAATTGGCTGGAGCGCCGAAGAAGGTGAGGTGATCGAGATCCTCATGCGCAGCGATCCGGCGGGTTCCCATGTCGTCTTCGACCCCATCGGCCTGCTGGTCCGCCCGGGCCAGCGGGTCAGATGGGTGAACGATGGGAACAACGTGCACACCGTCACCGCCTATCATCCGGCCAATGCTCAACATCCCCTGCGCATCCCCGCAGCCGCCTCCCCATGGGACTCCGGTTATCTGGTGAACCCCGGCGACAGCTTTGAAGTGCAGTTAACGATCGAAGGGATTCACGATTATTACTGCACACCCCATGAGGCTGCCGGCATGGTAGGCCGGATTGTCGTTTCCAGGTCAAACGGGGGTCATTTACCCGCCTTTGAACCCTATCCGGATGACCACGGGAATCCGCAGTGGAGAAAAGTCCCCGAGGCGGCCTTACGGAATTTCCCCACGGTCGAAACGATCCTGAAAAAGGGAAGGGTCAACATGGCCAAAACGTCTTAAAAATCGTTCCACACTGTGTTAACCGAAATTATCGGAGAAACCCCGGCCTTTCTTACAAATCCTGCATTGCGAAAAAGGCCCTTCGATCTGGTGAGCAAATTCGGTGATCACAGGTGGTCAACTTTCGGTTTCTAAATGTTGTCTTCAGGCGTTATTCCCTCTATTCCATAAATCGATGCCCATCCGGTAAATTAAAAGACCAAAAGGCCATGCGTGCCAAGCGAGGTCAAAAATATCGATCGGTCTTTTCAGGTTGCCATCCATCAACAAGCTGACCTTCTCGACCAGGTGTGGCTGCGGGTAAAACGGAGCCAATCCAAGCAGCAGTGCCAAAGGGATAAGTATCTGATAGCTGAGTAGATGCTTCATGCGGCGACACCGTAACCACTCCAGACCTCCGCACATAAAAAGCAACCCCTGAGGACAATCCCCAGGGGCGCATCAGCAGGGCCTGTGTTTTACCACAGGTGTCTGCGGGGAGAACAAAAAGACCTGCCGGAAGGGGATGGCAGGTTCTTGTACCCCCGCAGTCAAACTATTGATAGCGAAGTTGTGAAAATTCGTCAATAAAAGAATTCAAGCCTGAAAGTGCAAGTTCCTTATTTCTTTGGTTTCCACGCCGGGGACAGTCTGAAGGGAGCGGTTCCAAAATCCTGACCTGCGAAAAAGGACCACTTCATCCCATGGATGAAAATGGCACCTTTTCGTGTCTGAAAAGTCCCATTACCGAGACTGCGGGGAAAGTGTTCCGGCACCGGTGATATTTCGGACGAAGAAAAAACCACGTAGAATCTTGTGGAGGAAAAATAATTCACGAGTTCAAAAAGAAGTTCCTTGCGGCGCGAAATGCTACACCACAACTTTGAGGAGGACTTGCAAGTCACCATCAGACTTTCCGCCATTGCCCTTACCTTCTCGAATCGTCAATGATGGTGGCAGCCATGAACCCCTGTTTCTGTGGCAGATTAGGATACCTAACGAGCCCTACACCTATACGCCGGTCATGATCGATATGGCTGCACGCCACATCCGAAAGTTCTATCCGGTCGATGTTCAGGGGCATAAACTGCTGGAGATGGCCACCGATCGGCTGGGCCTTTCGGCCCGAAGCTACTCACGCATCCTCAAATGGCCAGAACGATTGCCGATCTGATTGGATATGAGCAGATCAGGCAAGAGCATCTGGCCGAGGCGATTCAGTATCGGAGTCTGGATCGGAAGACGGAGTGAACCGCTGAGTCTTCTTTATCTCTCTGTCCAGGGGGGGGCCAAATGGACCGTTGTCTTCGCCCATTTAAATGGATAAACAAGCTCCTGCTTACCGTCGATCCATTGATTGGCCGTGCTCACGAAGGTGGCAACACCGTCGGCATGGTATTTTACCGGGCCCATGACGGTTTCAAACCTTTTATTCACCACCGCTTCACGCACTTTTTCACCATCCAAGGTTCCGGCCTTCTCGATAGCCTGCCACAGAATCTGCGCCAGGGCATAGGTGCAACCTACAGAAACGGAAGATTCTCCGAACTCTTTCCTATACCGTTCACCAAGGTCCTTTGCTCCAGGGAGGGGAAAATCCATGGACCAGAATCCATCACAGAGGATGTACTGGGCATCCTTTCCGAGTTCTTTCCAGAAGTTTCCAGCCCAAGAGCCTTTCCATCCATGCAAGTAGCCGACGTTTAGACCATTTTGTTTCATTTGGCGAATAAAGGCTATGCTGTCTTCTTCAGAAGAGAAAAAGAGGATTGCATCAACCCCCAGGGCTTTGGCTTTCATTATTTGTACGGAGTAATCATTTGCCCCCACTGGCAAAACTTCGAAAAACGCGAAGCTATAGCCATATCGTTGGGAAACTGCTCGAAAAAGATCGGCAAATAGGCGCCCATCATAAGTATC
This is a stretch of genomic DNA from Desulfuromonas sp. TF. It encodes these proteins:
- a CDS encoding ATP-binding protein, with product MEDLYQKIVQGFSATSGEEFLYLLCELFAKALDIDSVLLGEVAEDSPERIKIIAAYPKEMATEIQEVPCSETVWGKVLEKGVCRYPEKVRQEFPQDPLLARLEAESLLGVPLLDSGGKTLGFMAVIGRLPIRTMNRMEMVLSVFSVRAATEIERRRVTEALRISEERFQVIANYTFDWEYWLAPDGRLLWTNPSVLRITGYSPEECLNMPDFPRTLIHEEDRETDAKGCLQSFSKRTSDNNIHFRICKKNGSVLWVAASWQPIFNVEKEYLGIRASIRDISKRKEAVEKLEATNRELDAFVYTVSHDLRTPLTPIIGFSEFLRENYREQLDDKGLDILVEIEKQARRMLALMEDLLDLARIGRIERSAEPIDAFEVLNDVLFDLGSLIASSGHSVKKEELPATHVPKSLLYQVFENLIGNALRYAGPMGGPIEVGGERQGRRVRYFVRDHGRGIPPAERDRIFEAFFRGDSGKKSMGTGIGLATVQKIARLYGGEAWMEETPGGGCTFWFETMVDASEVL
- a CDS encoding DUF2179 domain-containing protein, which produces MFASSASEQGLLPMLVVPFLVFFARILDVSIGTLRITFVSRGLKYLAAPLGFVESFIWVLAIAQVMQHLTNWGTYFAFALGFSAGNYVGLLLEERLAVGNLIIQTITCGEAPALTKALWNAGFGVTSVEAKGETGPVKVILTIVKRRDLDMVIHLIKQFHPDAFYTIEDIRFFKETVRIHPQHERKQVSSCFCQSVNKMKSERIV
- the rnk gene encoding nucleoside diphosphate kinase regulator; protein product: MKERTIYITEPDFEKLEGLLDGMKKTGFRDRDDLTSLEEELDKSKVVAQREVPPDVVTINSRVRFRDLDSDQEMIVTLVFPNNANFSEGRISVTSQIGTALLGYAVGDIIEWKVRAGTKTIQIEEIIYQPEAAGDYHL
- a CDS encoding rod shape-determining protein, with the protein product MLRFLVNPLEDMKDSHMKNHRARFACRNEVAIDVGTAFIRLATTKFGVVVIPTMLMSEPPLQHGVVANPQKLTEIVRPYLNRVRKLGLLRPRVIVGSPTDAAEEERETLMAALFAADAASVEIVSEPFAAAIGIGMDFSSPYTQLIVDVGDA
- a CDS encoding RNA polymerase sigma factor produces the protein MAVAERIGAPSGEEISDQDVVDRVRNGDGASFELIMRRHNRRLYRIARGILRNEAEAEDAVQEAYVRAYEKLDRFKGDGYFSAWLAKITVNEALGRLRGAASAKNSLSLDDPEQANEVNSMAELTFSGPNPEQSVARGEFRRLLESAIDDLPESYRLVFILRGLEEMTVAETADCLEVEPATVKTRYHRARKILQQSLAGLVEATAGEAFPFAGERCDRIVAGVLRRLGIRGQQ
- a CDS encoding plastocyanin/azurin family copper-binding protein, with product MISRRGLLQAGGLWLAGLAVGRIGWSAEEGEVIEILMRSDPAGSHVVFDPIGLLVRPGQRVRWVNDGNNVHTVTAYHPANAQHPLRIPAAASPWDSGYLVNPGDSFEVQLTIEGIHDYYCTPHEAAGMVGRIVVSRSNGGHLPAFEPYPDDHGNPQWRKVPEAALRNFPTVETILKKGRVNMAKTS
- a CDS encoding amino acid ABC transporter substrate-binding protein — its product is MIIFADQFRLGMVIITICMGVFYELPVQASPRSEIVIGTHLPLTGERSGAGREQRWAYQEAVKDINALGGIFVKEYGKKLPVRLIIEDDKSNTDNVVRIVERLIKFNNVDMLLSGFSGNESVIPACISAEQHKKYYHASIAFIPTWVPYEFKWSTLFFFDIEQSVSVPFQLWNSMPENQRPKKPAVYMEDTYDGRLFADLFRAVSQRYGYSFAFFEVLPVGANDYSVQIMKAKALGVDAILFFSSEEDSIAFIRQMKQNGLNVGYLHGWKGSWAGNFWKELGKDAQYILCDGFWSMDFPLPGAKDLGERYRKEFGESSVSVGCTYALAQILWQAIEKAGTLDGEKVREAVVNKRFETVMGPVKYHADGVATFVSTANQWIDGKQELVYPFKWAKTTVHLAPPWTER